One Deinococcus sp. LM3 DNA segment encodes these proteins:
- a CDS encoding bifunctional diguanylate cyclase/phosphodiesterase, which produces MLQPGLTFVSAFAQFSDGVALIDLDLRFRDANRALWRWLSHVSVPEAGAGTLPDLLHPEDLPGQLRAVSDVLGGARQEAAFVARLHPGQGSGWVSVTVSAVPGAPGVALIVVRRDAQRQALLDVQAELAAVTAEAERLRLALNGSHDGVWDWYPQRETIYVSPGWKRILGYHRSALDVTVDVWLNLIHPDDRPGLMPRYQQHVALETASYEFEHRMRHRNGQWVWVLLRGQVSVWNADGTPERVTGTLRDVTEQVGARHELQRTQAHLQAIMNAVPGLIGYKDRELRHQYGNVAYQEWYGRPHSELRGLHVREVIGEEMYRLNEPFMRAALAGAEQHFERSLTDAHGQERHVMVSYVPDLHGGEVHGLFVLAVDITSRYRAEQALMEEREWARTTLQSIGDGVITTDPQGRVTFMNPVAEKLTGWSAAEGSGQPIEGIMHLSTERDEQRVHNPLLVALQEQRVVGMAFDTTLRSRAGTARTIADSAAPIRRPDGTTLGGVIVFHDVSETRAMAVRMSHLAQHDALTDLPNRVLLQDRIQQALARHRRGGRPFALVFMDLDHFKYVNDSLGHQVGDELLRAVSRRLGELVRETDTVSRQGGDEFVLLLTELRTVMDVRAFADRLEEYLRQPYEVGEHVLNISFSLGIALCPTDGEDVGTLLRHADVAMYQAKAAGRGRTQFFSRDLLASVEQRHRLITQLRGAVTDGAFTLHYQPKVNAVTGAVTGVEALLRWTLPDGTPVSPADFIPAAEESGLILPLGRWVLEQACAQARQWERTLPEPLPVAVNISALQFSQPDFVEQVRGTLHASGLTPGLLELEITESLLAPDPEEARERLVVLRDLGVRLSIDDFGTGFSSLSYLKLFPVHTLKIDRAFVRDVATDRNDVAIVEAVIGIGQAMNLDVLAEGVETPRQVEVLARLGCAAMQGYHFARPMPAAEMTAWIGARRNP; this is translated from the coding sequence GCCGGACCTGCTGCACCCGGAGGACCTGCCGGGGCAGTTGCGGGCGGTGTCGGACGTGCTGGGCGGCGCGCGGCAGGAGGCGGCGTTCGTGGCCCGGCTGCATCCGGGGCAGGGGAGCGGGTGGGTGTCGGTGACGGTCTCGGCGGTGCCGGGCGCGCCGGGTGTGGCGTTGATCGTGGTGCGGCGGGATGCGCAGCGTCAGGCGCTGCTGGACGTGCAGGCGGAACTCGCGGCCGTCACGGCCGAGGCGGAACGCCTGCGGCTGGCCCTGAACGGCAGTCATGACGGCGTGTGGGACTGGTACCCGCAGCGGGAAACGATCTACGTGTCGCCCGGCTGGAAACGCATCCTGGGGTACCACCGCAGCGCGCTGGACGTGACGGTGGACGTGTGGCTGAACCTGATTCACCCGGACGACCGGCCGGGGCTGATGCCGCGGTACCAGCAGCACGTGGCGCTGGAAACGGCGTCGTACGAGTTCGAGCACCGCATGCGTCACCGCAACGGGCAGTGGGTGTGGGTGCTGCTGCGCGGGCAGGTGAGCGTCTGGAATGCCGACGGCACGCCGGAACGCGTGACCGGCACGCTGCGGGACGTGACCGAGCAGGTGGGCGCCCGTCACGAACTGCAGCGCACGCAGGCGCACCTTCAGGCGATCATGAACGCCGTGCCGGGACTGATCGGGTACAAGGACCGGGAATTACGTCACCAGTACGGGAACGTCGCGTACCAGGAGTGGTACGGGCGGCCGCACTCGGAACTGCGGGGCCTGCACGTCCGTGAGGTGATCGGCGAGGAGATGTACCGCCTGAACGAACCGTTCATGCGCGCCGCCCTGGCCGGGGCCGAGCAGCACTTCGAGCGGTCCCTGACCGACGCGCACGGACAGGAGCGGCACGTGATGGTGTCGTACGTGCCGGACCTGCACGGCGGCGAGGTGCATGGCCTGTTCGTGCTGGCCGTGGACATCACCAGCCGCTACCGCGCCGAGCAGGCGCTCATGGAGGAGCGCGAGTGGGCCAGGACCACCCTGCAGTCCATCGGGGACGGCGTGATCACCACCGACCCCCAGGGGCGCGTGACGTTCATGAACCCGGTCGCGGAGAAGCTGACCGGCTGGAGCGCCGCCGAGGGCAGCGGCCAGCCCATCGAGGGGATCATGCACCTGAGCACCGAACGCGACGAGCAGCGCGTCCACAATCCCCTGCTCGTGGCCTTGCAGGAGCAGCGGGTGGTGGGCATGGCGTTCGACACGACCCTGCGCAGCCGGGCGGGTACGGCGCGGACCATCGCGGATTCCGCCGCGCCGATCCGTCGGCCCGACGGCACGACGCTGGGCGGCGTGATCGTCTTCCATGACGTCAGCGAGACGCGGGCCATGGCGGTCCGCATGAGTCACCTCGCGCAGCACGACGCCCTGACGGACCTTCCGAACCGCGTGCTGCTACAGGACCGCATCCAGCAGGCCCTGGCCCGCCACCGCCGGGGCGGGCGGCCCTTCGCGCTGGTGTTCATGGACCTCGACCACTTCAAGTACGTGAACGACTCGCTCGGGCATCAGGTGGGCGACGAACTGCTGCGCGCCGTGTCGCGCCGCCTGGGCGAACTGGTGCGCGAAACCGACACCGTGAGCCGGCAGGGTGGGGACGAGTTCGTGCTGCTGCTCACGGAACTGCGGACCGTGATGGACGTCCGGGCCTTCGCGGACCGCCTCGAGGAGTACCTGCGGCAGCCGTACGAGGTCGGCGAACACGTGCTGAACATCTCGTTCAGTCTGGGCATCGCCCTGTGCCCCACCGACGGCGAGGACGTCGGCACGCTCCTGCGGCACGCGGACGTCGCCATGTACCAGGCCAAGGCCGCCGGTCGGGGCCGGACGCAGTTCTTCTCGCGGGACCTGCTGGCGTCCGTCGAGCAACGCCACCGCCTGATCACGCAGCTGCGCGGCGCCGTGACCGACGGCGCGTTCACCCTGCACTACCAGCCGAAGGTGAACGCCGTGACCGGAGCCGTGACGGGCGTGGAGGCGCTGCTGCGCTGGACACTGCCGGACGGCACGCCCGTCTCCCCGGCCGACTTCATTCCCGCCGCCGAGGAGAGCGGCCTGATCCTCCCGCTCGGCCGCTGGGTGCTGGAGCAGGCGTGCGCGCAGGCCCGCCAGTGGGAACGGACGCTGCCCGAACCGCTGCCTGTCGCGGTGAACATCTCCGCGTTGCAGTTCTCGCAACCGGACTTCGTCGAGCAGGTGCGCGGCACCCTGCACGCCAGCGGCCTCACGCCGGGCCTGCTGGAACTGGAAATCACCGAGAGTCTCCTCGCGCCGGACCCCGAGGAGGCCCGCGAGCGGCTGGTGGTGCTACGGGACCTCGGCGTGCGCCTGTCCATCGACGATTTCGGCACGGGATTCTCCAGCCTCAGTTACCTGAAACTGTTCCCGGTCCACACCCTGAAGATCGACCGGGCGTTCGTGCGGGACGTCGCGACCGACCGCAACGACGTGGCCATCGTGGAAGCCGTCATCGGCATCGGGCAGGCCATGAACCTCGACGTGCTGGCCGAAGGCGTCGAAACGCCCCGCCAGGTCGAGGTACTCGCCCGCCTGGGCTGCGCGGCCATGCAGGGCTACCACTTCGCGCGCCCCATGCCCGCCGCCGAGATGACCGCCTGGATCGGCGCGCGCCGCAACCCCTGA
- a CDS encoding response regulator transcription factor, with amino-acid sequence MPDPDPTPAIPRRLLLVEDHAFTRDGLRATLNLEPDLRVTAEARSGEEALERLHAAGQDPPVDVAVIDIGLPGMDGIQTAAEIRRRWPPVRIVMLTAHDLQAEVFAALASGADAYCLKSAQPELLLLAIRAAAAGSAYLDPQVARHVLGAVRAPGTHSPLTPRETEVLRLMADGNGNREIAAALTLSVSTVKLHVQEILRKLQASDRTQAAVKALRAGLL; translated from the coding sequence GTGCCTGACCCCGACCCCACGCCCGCCATCCCGCGTCGCCTGCTGCTGGTGGAAGACCACGCCTTCACCCGCGACGGCCTGCGCGCCACCCTGAACCTCGAACCGGACCTGCGCGTCACCGCCGAGGCCCGCAGCGGCGAGGAAGCCCTGGAACGCCTGCACGCCGCCGGACAGGACCCGCCAGTGGACGTGGCCGTGATCGACATCGGCCTGCCCGGCATGGACGGCATCCAGACGGCCGCCGAGATCCGCCGCCGCTGGCCGCCCGTGCGGATCGTGATGCTCACCGCGCACGACCTGCAGGCCGAGGTGTTCGCGGCGCTCGCCAGCGGCGCGGACGCCTACTGCCTCAAGAGCGCGCAGCCGGAACTGCTGCTGCTCGCCATCCGCGCCGCCGCCGCCGGCAGCGCGTACCTGGACCCGCAGGTGGCGCGGCACGTGCTCGGCGCGGTCCGCGCGCCCGGCACCCACTCCCCGCTCACGCCCCGCGAAACCGAGGTGCTGCGCCTGATGGCCGACGGGAACGGCAACCGCGAGATCGCCGCCGCCCTGACCCTGTCGGTCAGCACCGTGAAACTGCACGTGCAGGAGATCCTGCGCAAACTGCAGGCCTCCGACCGCACGCAGGCGGCCGTCAAGGCCCTGCGCGCCGGCCTGCTGTGA
- a CDS encoding HAMP domain-containing sensor histidine kinase codes for MTTLPPAAPHTAASHTAPIRDSLLWGLSLPLLLGVLLLDLLTPASLAVGTLLCACVAFAALGASRRITLILTGLCVGANLLAGALNADRDGLDATALANRAVSILAVLLVGFLSLRAREARARAARIEEDARQLERERALRALAEAMGGPLGQAEFVDRAAHALRTLTGADHVEIGAVERAYLRAPHALAGTAPGRLDTRLPLDLLTHPVGASDVWAVDGGRVQLARLRRSGTGTGPGSSTEEADLLIVIGGPQTPPNLTAEAVRALQPILDRTALLDDLRVQGAQLAERGEVLRDLVYAFSHDLRTPLLANAMNLRAALRGGFGPLPAEYLATLENGLQANEALLDLADQLLLLAKYEADEPDAEPQVVPLREVLLGVLRDLGGRAAERHVTLEPHLEGARVLGQRHDLRRAAQNLVENAVKFSPPGGEVHVTLSAADGEVRLTVQDEGPGVPPARAARLFQRFRGGGAGGGTGLGLYLTRRVAQAHGGNVTYARTGAGRSVFTLTLPAAPGGPRA; via the coding sequence CCCTCCCCCCCGCCGCTCCCCACACCGCCGCTTCCCACACCGCGCCCATCCGGGACAGCCTGCTGTGGGGCCTGTCGCTGCCGCTGCTGCTGGGTGTGCTGCTGCTGGACCTGCTCACGCCCGCCTCACTGGCCGTGGGGACGCTGCTGTGCGCGTGCGTGGCGTTCGCGGCGCTCGGCGCGTCCCGGCGAATCACGCTGATCCTGACGGGCCTGTGCGTCGGCGCGAACCTGCTGGCCGGCGCGCTGAATGCCGACCGTGACGGCCTGGACGCCACCGCCCTCGCCAACCGGGCCGTGAGCATCCTGGCAGTGCTGCTGGTCGGGTTCCTGAGCCTGCGCGCCCGCGAGGCCAGGGCCCGCGCCGCCCGCATCGAGGAGGACGCGCGGCAACTCGAGCGGGAACGCGCGCTGCGCGCCCTGGCCGAGGCGATGGGCGGCCCGCTCGGGCAGGCGGAATTCGTGGACCGCGCCGCGCACGCCCTGCGCACCCTGACCGGCGCGGACCACGTCGAGATCGGCGCGGTCGAGCGGGCCTACCTGCGCGCCCCCCACGCCCTGGCCGGCACCGCGCCCGGCCGGCTGGACACCCGGCTGCCGCTGGACCTGCTGACCCACCCGGTCGGCGCGTCCGACGTGTGGGCCGTGGACGGCGGACGCGTGCAACTCGCGCGGCTGCGCCGCAGCGGCACTGGCACTGGCCCCGGCAGCAGCACCGAGGAGGCCGACCTGCTGATCGTGATCGGCGGCCCGCAGACGCCCCCGAACCTGACGGCCGAGGCGGTCCGCGCCCTGCAACCCATCCTGGACCGCACGGCGCTGCTCGACGACCTGCGCGTGCAGGGCGCGCAGCTGGCCGAACGGGGCGAGGTGCTGCGCGACCTCGTGTACGCCTTCTCGCACGACCTGCGCACGCCGCTGCTGGCGAACGCCATGAACCTGCGCGCCGCGCTGCGCGGCGGCTTCGGCCCGCTGCCCGCCGAGTACCTCGCCACCCTGGAAAATGGCCTGCAGGCGAACGAGGCCCTGCTGGACCTCGCCGATCAGCTGCTGCTGCTCGCCAAGTACGAGGCGGACGAACCGGACGCCGAACCTCAGGTCGTCCCGCTGCGCGAGGTGCTGCTGGGCGTCCTGCGGGACCTGGGAGGCCGCGCCGCCGAACGCCACGTCACGCTCGAACCGCACCTGGAAGGCGCGCGGGTCCTCGGTCAGCGGCACGACCTGCGCCGCGCCGCGCAGAACCTCGTCGAGAACGCCGTGAAGTTCAGCCCGCCCGGCGGCGAGGTGCACGTCACCCTCAGCGCCGCCGACGGAGAGGTGCGCCTGACCGTGCAGGACGAGGGGCCGGGCGTGCCACCCGCGCGGGCGGCGCGGCTGTTCCAGCGCTTCCGGGGCGGCGGGGCGGGCGGCGGCACCGGCCTGGGCCTGTACCTGACGCGGCGCGTCGCGCAGGCGCACGGCGGGAACGTCACGTACGCCCGCACCGGCGCGGGCCGCAGCGTGTTCACCCTGACCCTGCCCGCCGCGCCCGGAGGACCCCGTGCCTGA